One region of Corvus moneduloides isolate bCorMon1 chromosome 15, bCorMon1.pri, whole genome shotgun sequence genomic DNA includes:
- the NPM1 gene encoding nucleophosmin, which produces MEDSAMDMESMGPLRPQTFLFGCELKADKEYQFKVDDEENEHQLSLRTVTLGAGAKDELHVVEAEALDYEGNPTKVVLASLKMSVQPTVSLGGFEITPPVVLRLKCGSGPVYVSGQHLVALEEEPESDEEEDDTKIVNASTKRPASGGGAKTPQKKPKLAEDDEDDDEDEDDDDDDEDDLEDDEEEIKAPIKKPVREVAGKNMQKAKQNGKDSKPSTPASKSKTPDSKKDKTLTPKTPKVPLSLEEIKAKMQASVDKGTTLPKLEPKFANYVKNCFRTEDQKVIQALWQWRQTL; this is translated from the exons ATGGAGGACAGCGCCATGGACATGGAGAGCATGGGCCCCCTGCGCCCGCAGACTTTCCTCTTCG GCTGCGAGCTTAAAGCGGATAAGGAGTATCAGTTTAAAGTAgatgatgaagaaaatgaacatcAGTTGTCTCTGAGAACG GTTACTTTAGGAGCTGGAGCCAAAGACGAATTACACGTTGTAGAAGCAGAAGCACTGGACTATGAAGGCAACCCTACTAAAGTAGTACTGGCATCTCTGAAAATGTCAGTGCAGCCTACA GTCTCATTAGGCGGCTTTGAGATCACACCGCCAGTGGTGTTGAGATTGAAATGTGGTTCAGGGCCTGTTTACGTCAGCGGTCAGCACCTCGTAG CATTAGAAGAAGAACCAGAATCagatgaggaggaagatgatACAAAAATTGTTAATGCTTCAACAAAGAGACCAGCAAGTGGAGGAGGAGCTAAAACACCACAG aaaaaaccaaaactagcagaggatgatgaggatgatgatgaagatgaggatgacGACGATGA TGATGAGGATGACTTAGAGGATGATGAGGAAGAAATCAAAGCACCAATAAAGAAA CCTGTTCGTGAGgttgcaggaaaaaatatgcagaaagcaaagcaaaatggaaaagacTCTAAGCCATCTACACCAGCATCTAAATCAAAA ACTCCAGATTCCAAGAAGGATAAAACTCTAACTCCAAAAACACCAAAAGTCCCTCTGTCGTTAGaggagataaaagcaaaaatgcaagCATCTGTAGATAAG GGTACTACCCTTCCAAAGCTGGAGCCCAAATTTGCCAACTACGTTAAGAATTGCTTCAGGACGGAGGACCAGAAG GTCATTCAAGCTCTCTGGCAGTGGAGACAGACtctgtaa